The proteins below are encoded in one region of Asterias rubens unplaced genomic scaffold, eAstRub1.3, whole genome shotgun sequence:
- the LOC117305831 gene encoding tubulin-specific chaperone cofactor E-like protein: protein MGEQTTFISALKEKYCSEDEALECKTFGVQIVVFGRAARQRGRSRGDSAGEPGEHEGGDGGEESPELEYLKTAVLCDQGISQAAIPSNGLSSLCPNISDLDLSGNALSSWEEVFTIFKHLPRLKFCNLSSNPLRGRQICDKLDFSCGVDDLVLNNTKVTWSEVVALSRLLPNLKQLHLCMNEYNGIPFTEEELAAHFTELHKLALNNNQIRRWEEVAKLRSLPKLKTLILLENPLEDVYYEETSSASLNRNASEEETEKRSGTDPTHSHGDGRSTGSGEESQPVPEGSGQEATGGDAVRDEPGYMDSEEMVKEKEARVKGDSCSVSGKQNKTGESEEIQTDVSAQEEQMRRNPRNDKEQVFSQGFTSLESLCVTDTALSSWQHLHDLRLFPRLHSVKIKNIPLLKSLDQKERRKLAVASLPRIKLLNGSEVTEVEREKSERHFIRTFSGHDDPPARYHELVQTHGKLKPFSHISLGEGFQEFVKLNFIYEGKCIKEDVKMRVIDPVKILRIYCSRLIEMPARLVVLYHKTTSPQSDEVITQELNLIGMPMSRFDMKDGDEIHIDVHVPYVQYVPECQINKSLTPSPR, encoded by the exons ATGGGAGAACAAACTACCTTTATAAGTGCACTTAAGGAGAAATATTGCAGTGAAGATGAGGCACTTGAATGTAAAACTTTTGGGGTGCAAATTGTGGTGTTCGGGAGGGCGGCTCGACAGCGGGGGAGATCGCGGGGTGATAGCGCCGGGGAGCCCGGTGAGCACGAAGGCGGGGACGGTGGTGAAGAGAGTCCGGAGTTGGAGTACCTGAAAACGGCT gTGCTGTGCGACCAAGGAATCAGCCAGGCTGCCATTCCATCAAACGGACTGTCCTCCCTCTGTCCAAATATTTCAGACCTGGATCTTTCGGGCAATGCGTTGAGTAGCTGGGAGGAAGTATTTACGATATTCAAACACTTGCCTCGTCTGAAGTTTTGCAATCTAAGCTCAAACCCCCTGAGGGGGAGACAG ATTTGTGACAAACTTGACTTTTCTTGTGGCGTCGATGACTTGGTGCTCAACAATACTAAAGTAACATGGAGTGAAGTGGTGGCCTTATCACGCCTTTTGCCCAACTTGAAACAACTTCATTTGTGCATGAATG AGTACAATGGTATCCCATTCACCGAGGAGGAACTAGCAGCACACTTCACTGAGCTTCATAAACTAGCACTGAATAACAACCAGATAAGGAG aTGGGAAGAGGTTGCCAAACTGAGGTCTCTTCCCAAACTGAAGACTCTCATATTACTAGAGAACCCACTTGAAGATGTGTACTACGAAGAAACATCTTCAGCATCGTTAAACAGAAATGCTTCAGAAGAAGAAACAGAAAAGCGTTCAGGAACCGACCCGACCCATTCCCATGGTGATGGAAGAAGTACAGGGAGTGGAGAGGAGAGCCAGCCTGTACCTGAGGGGAGCGGACAGGAAGCAACAGGTGGGGATGCTGTCAGGGATGAGCCAGGCTATATGGACTCAGAAGAGATGGTCAAGGAGAAAGAGGCAAGGGTCAAAGGCGACTCCTGCTCTGtttctggaaaacaaaataag ACAGGTGAATCTGAAGAAATTCAAACTGATGTTTCAGCACAGGAGGAACAGATGAGGAGGAATCCACGCAATGATAAGGAGCAGGTCTTCTCTCAAGGCTTTACATCCTTAGAGTCGCTGTGTGTCACAGACACTGCTCTGTCATCATGGCAACACCTGCATGATCTCAGGCTCTTTCCAAGACTACACTCTGTCAAAATCAAG AATATACCACTGTTGAAGTCCTTGGACCAAAAAGAGAGAAGAAAGCTTGCTGTGGCAAG CCTTCCAAGGATCAAGTTACTGAATGGGAGTGAAGTGACTGAGGTGGAAAGAGAGAAGTCCGAGCGTCATTTCATCCGAACCTTCAGCGGTCATGATGACCCTCCTGCAAGATACCATGAACTTGTCCAGACCCATG GCAAACTGAAACCGTTCTCCCATATCAGTCTAGGAGAGGGGTTTCAGGAGTTTGTGAAGCTGAACTTCATCTACGAGGGCAAGTGCATTAAAGAGGATGTAAAGATGAGGGTTATAGACCCAGTCAAGATCCTCAGGATTTACTGTTCCCGCTTGATAGAGATGCCAGCTAG GTTAGTGGTGTTATACCACAAGACAACCAGCCCCCAGTCAGACGAGGTCATCACGCAAGAATTGAATCTGATTGGAATGCCAATGAGCCGTTTCGATATGAAGGACGGCGATGAGATTCACATTGATGTACATGTTCCATATGTACAGTATGTACCAGAGTGTCAAATCAACAAATCATTAACTCCAAGTCCACGCTAA